A genomic window from Silene latifolia isolate original U9 population chromosome 11, ASM4854445v1, whole genome shotgun sequence includes:
- the LOC141614441 gene encoding tRNA nucleotidyltransferase cca2-like, with amino-acid sequence MADQVKEVIELTEKETMIFNRFKEVVNHNNLKTKLRVAGGWVRDKLLGKDCYDIDIAIDNMLGKQLCQLIYDYLLEQGEDVNEFGIIPINPEQSKHLETGRMYLYGELIDFVNLRSEDYSQTQNPSDQSGPSEGSPTHCKKSRIPTMRFGSPQEDANRRDLTINSLFYNLNTNAVEDFTGRGIADLKLGKIVTPLSPKGTFLDDPLRVLRAIRFAARYNFTLDDGLKEAASSEQVRESIDEKLSRERIGQEVDLMICGNQPVKAVAYICDLQLFWTFFDCRPSVIQPLIPEACDRQCLAFVDAAWRLIQSLEAEAVSVSGDERRLCLYSALFLPLRNMKYKYNNTKERYIVDHIFRNSLKLKSKDWDTVIMIHRATEKFAEIMSRLTTQEANAQDGQESLKLRVLLTGLVMPEIKEFWQAALLVSTLVVLYPNGEKSRELFMLVKDMITKQGLENIWETKPLFNGYEIKSILKVNGPKVGEWQQKVVEWQLANPSGTAQECRVWMEKEWRRSENV; translated from the coding sequence ATGGCAGATCAAGTGAAAGAAGTGATTGAGTTAACGGAGAAAGAGACGATGATTTTTAATCGTTTTAAAGAAGTTGTTAATCACAATAATCTCAAAACCAAGCTTCGTGTTGCTGGTGGTTGGGTTCGTGATAAGCTCTTAGGCAAAGATTGTTACGACATCGATATTGCTATCGACAACATGCTTGGTAAACAACTATGTCAATTAATCTATGACTACTTGTTAGAACAAGGCGAAGACGTTAACGAATTTGGTATCATTCCTATCAATCCCGAACAATCCAAACACTTAGAAACTGGCAGGATGTACCTGTACGGTGAGTTGATTGATTTTGTGAATTTGAGGTCCGAAGACTATTCTCAAACACAAAATCCTTCAGACCAATCTGGCCCGTCTGAAGGAAGCCCAACTCATTGTAAAAAGAGTCGGATCCCTACCATGAGATTCGGTAGCCCACAAGAAGACGCTAATCGACGGGACTTGACTATAAACAGCTTGTTTTACAACCTTAACACTAATGCTGTCGAAGATTTTACTGGACGGGGTATAGCCGATTTGAAGTTGGGAAAGATCGTCACTCCTTTATCTCCAAAGGGGACTTTCTTGGATGATCCTTTGCGCGTGCTTAGGGCAATTCGTTTTGCTGCAAGGTACAATTTCACGCTAGATGATGGACTAAAGGAAGCTGCTAGTTCTGAACAAGTGCGAGAATCTATTGACGAAAAATTAAGCAGGGAACGGATTGGTCAAGAAGTCGACCTCATGATTTGCGGAAATCAACCTGTTAAAGCAGTTGCCTATATTTGTGATTTGCAATTGTTTTGGACTTTTTTCGATTGTCGGCCTTCTGTTATTCAACCTTTAATACCAGAAGCATGTGATAGGCAATGTCTTGCTTTTGTCGATGCAGCATGGCGCCTTATTCAGTCACTTGAAGCTGAAGCGGTTTCTGTAAGTGGTGACGAAAGACGATTATGCTTATATTCTGCCTTGTTCCTCCCATTACGGAACATGAAATACAAATATAATAACACGAAAGAGAGATATATAGTTGATCATATTTTTCGAAATTCTCTCAAGCTGAAATCCAAGGATTGGGACACAGTTATAATGATACACCGTGCCACAGAAAAGTTTGCGGAAATAATGTCTCGTCTTACAACTCAAGAGGCTAATGCGCAAGATGGACAGGAGTCTTTGAAATTACGAGTATTGTTGACAGGCTTGGTTATGCCGGAAATCAAAGAGTTTTGGCAAGCGGCATTGCTTGTATCGACTTTAGTAGTACTATATCCTAATGGCGAGAAGAGTAGGGAATTGTTCATGTTGGTGAAGGACATGATCACTAAACAAGGTCTCGAAAACATTTGGGAGACAAAGCCATTATTCAATGGATACGAGATAAAGTCGATTTTGAAGGTAAATGGACCAAAGGTAGGAGAGTGGCAACAAAAGGTTGTAGAATGGCAGCTTGCCAATCCTTCTGGAACTGCTCAAGAATGCCGAGTGTGGATGGAGAAAGAATGGCGGAGGTCAGAAAATGTGTAA
- the LOC141614444 gene encoding uncharacterized protein At1g08160-like, whose protein sequence is MVGPRTPHSSTKTGKSPMKAIAICCLALLVIIGLAILITWLAVKPKKLQYSIDEGWIRDYNLTNGQLTSTFNFVLRTYNPNRRTSVYYDKIEVTVIYRGQTVAVNTIDPFFQPKRNVTRVTLQNTAHNVALPPKVVHDLKVERTGGEVDLDIKIRAKLKFKLGIFKSRHYKLKALCSPVVVNFSNETKSQTRDCDVDI, encoded by the coding sequence ATGGTTGGTCCAAGAACACCTCATAGTTCTACCAAAACCGGTAAGAGCCCGATGAAGGCAATCGCGATATGTTGTCTCGCCTTGCTTGTGATCATTGGGCTAGCCATTCTCATAACATGGTTAGCCGTCAAGCCAAAGAAGCTCCAATACTCGATCGACGAGGGTTGGATTAGAGACTACAACTTGACCAATGGTCAACTAACTTCAACCTTCAATTTTGTCCTTAGGACTTACAACCCTAATCGTAGGACCTCAGTGTACTACGACAAAATTGAGGTCACGGTTATCTACCGTGGCCAAACTGTCGCGGTTAATACAATCGATCCCTTTTTCCAACCTAAGAGGAACGTGACAAGGGTCACGTTACAAAACACGGCCCACAATGTCGCGCTCCCACCCAAAGTGGTTCATGATTTGAAGGTTGAAAGGACCGGTGGTGAGGTCGACTTGGATATTAAAATAAGAGCAAAACTTAAGTTCAAGCTCGGTATATTTAAATCGCGCCATTATAAGCTAAAGGCTCTATGCTCCCCCGTTGTGGTGAACTTCTCTAACGAGACCAAGTCTCAAACTCGAGATTGTGATGTGGATATTTGA